A stretch of DNA from Diadema setosum chromosome 10, eeDiaSeto1, whole genome shotgun sequence:
ATAGATCCATACTTCCATTTACAACCTGACGTGTATATGATCAAAAGTGCTGTGGCATGTTTTTTCAAGTAGTTATTGATAAGTGCTCTGAGATCAAGACATTGCTCTGCACACTGGAGGCCTTTACCAAGTTATGGATGctttaaatactgtaaaagtggacatttttgcgtTGTGGAAATTTTCAGGCATTTCATGgacgacttaagaacgactggtgatctgttcttgtgctgaattatggaaattctgataagtatagcacatcagaattgatcaccagtcgttcttaagttgtttgtaactttacCAACAGCTTTATGTAACAGGGCCCTGGATGCAGAGGGTGATTCAAATCAATACTGAAATCTGATCACCTGTTCCTCATGTTTTCAGcaacttttcctgaaaattattcaaatccATTCGTAACTTtattgagttattttgcaaacagacggacagacaaaccaacaccaACAAAAGTGTAACTCCTTGTAGGAGGTAGAAATAATGATGAATAGAATTAGGAATTATCTTGGTGTGTTTCAATTGTGTCAATCTCACTTCTCTAATTGCTATCACCCCTGTTGTACTGTTTTTTCTGTAAGAATTAGAGGTACATGTGTAGgttaaaagaaatatgatataaaacaagacagaaagaaaatacaacgTAGGCATCACTTCTAATCAATATTAATCACGTATACCGGTGACTGAAAGATGAAGCTGTCATCGGCATCCGGTGAAAATCCTTGTACTCCTGTGAGCAGGGACTGTACTGAGGTCTCCCACCGTTTAATTGAACACCTTCAGcaggatacaaaaaaaaaagagagagggaaaaaaaaacaccacaaaacaaaacaaaacaaaacaaaacaaaacaaaaattcctATTGCTGACATTTACTGGATAAACATATGCCAGGAGATGTTTGATCGATTGAAAGCTTCTTCCtttattttgttctctctctcccctcccccatttttctctgtatttttgtgttgttattttcttttgttgaattgtattttttttttttactctgtgtGAGAGATGTCTGTCAAAAACATATGTTCAAGGTGAGGGATAACATTTGAAAACCTGCCTCGGTTTAGTGTGGGAGCTGCGACGAATAAAGTGAGCTTCCGTACCAGGAAGCGGGAGACAAAAGGGAAGAGATACTGCGAGAGAGGAAActgagggagagggagggagggagagagagagagatggggggggggtggtagctATCGTGAGAGAGCTATCATGataaagggagggagagaggaaaaaattgCAATGCTACGTTTGATGCCCTTGCGATGCCTGTGTCAGGTGGTGCTAGGGAGAGGAGAGATGAGCGTGCTACGTTGCTGCTGTCGACGAACTTCGCTCCAAACTCTGTCCCCTCTGGAAAGCATCCACACGAACATGAGGGGATATCTGGAGATGACGGCAATTGAGGAAACAAAGCACAACATAGATCCTATCGAGCCTTAGCAAAGTTTTTTCGCTCCGCACGATGCGTAGGCGGAAGAGTTTGTGGATAGCTTTGTGACTGCCTGTGCTTAGGATATGTTGTGTTGTGCAGCAGAGCTAGCTCAGACCAGAGGAGGAACAAAACTGATTCGAAAGTCTGGAGAATTGTAAGGAGTGAGGTGTACAAAGAAAGGGCAGTTCTTATCAAACCATTATTAAACCATCAAGGCTCTTTACTTTGGTCTTTCACCTATTGCATCACAAAAAGGCACACTGGTAAGTCCAAGAAACCATTCATATGTACATTTATatcttatattcatatttagTGTACatatttataaacatttaaaactATTCTGTGTCTGTATCTTTAGATCAGTCATTTAGTCCTACTACTATGCAATGCAAGTTATGAAAGATTTTCGATGAGAGTTATTAAAAATCTATCTTTTTATAGACTTTGAAAGTGAAATAATCTTTAACGTGTCAACAAAATAACTCAATACTGAAATGGGATTGAACTTTCTCATAACATTTATACCCTTAATTTGGCGTGATTGTCATCATTTGCTTAATGGTATACATGTTAGATTTTCAGTGAGTGTACACTCCACCACGACATGTGTGTTTTGACATTACACATTCCTCATAGATCCCCACCTGAGCACATCATCATTTAGGACATGCCCCAGActaattaatttcattatgatGATCCTAAATTATTTGAAACTACACAGAGAGGTGCTGAATGGTTGTGCTCTTGAACTTTTTATCATGAAGATATTCAAATTTCTATTATCCTGAGAGCCTACACTTTGTAGCTTGTTCGTGTTCatgttgtttgatattttgataataagTACCTGGTATAGGTGACTGTTGAAACTAgtcctgtttttatttttctctgaaaGTAATTTCAAAGCCTACAGCTAACCACCAAACAGTATATTTGTGGCATGTCATCTGTATATGCACTGAAATGTATAGGTTTCATTAGATTTACAGTGATATTTTCTACATCTCTTTCTGTAAGAGAAGAACATTTAATCTCCAGATTATCTTGcagtacactgtacaagaaGAGATTCTAGTTTATGGCGTGTAATGTGATATCAAATAGGTTGACACAAGATCTAATACTATTAGTAATACTAGATTCAAGGTAGTGTATGGCCATAATGCACTGCTGGATTATCTCTTGAAAACAGATAGTGGCTGAATTCAGTTTTAAGTGACATGATATACTAGCCTGCattcatcacaaaatatttaatcttccatttttcttggggagggggtggggagatgGTTGAAGTAGGGGAATTTTAGTATTGGTTTTccagaaaatgtgaagaatttgagtattaatttcatttttagtaCTATTAGTATTAGCTTTGATTATTTTTGCACATAAACATGGACAgaatattattatatacactgtagtaatAATTGTAATAGTCATTGTAACTCAGTTACGTTTGTTTCATACTATTGTGAACACAAAGTGGAGAtacattcaaatcaaatcaaatcaaatcaaatcaaatcagatcaaatcattttccacttttgtacattgtatacaaatatGAGTAGGTGCGAGGgaaactttcttcttcttcttgcgtatGAGTCAGCTATGCAGTTTGGATCAGGCGTTGCAGGCAGCTCACTGTATCCGGGTCGGGGTTGGTCAGGTTGATGGTGGTGCTTTCTGGTGGGCTAAGGGTAGAGTATCATTGCTGTTCTTCAGATGAAATAAGACTAGATCAGGCAAAGAAAACTTGGCCTTCCATGATGTACTATTTTATGATTCACATAGGAATAGGAAATCAATTAGCTTTCACCATGATTAGTCAGTGAAGCTTGGCAAACTTTtatgtgtttcatattttctatgCATGTTTATGGTCATTGACATTACACAAGTTTTGTACGAGTTGTAGAGTGATTAGTTCTGATGTATTCATTTACGTCCGaatgttattcattttctctGTAGCTTGGACATGGGATCTCCAGACGTTGTGCCAGATAGGAAGGTAGCAGTCCAGGGACATGGAGTAAGCACCAGCTCTGCAAACTACGAGCTGATGACCACTCCAGTCAGCATCTGCTCGGTCATTGCCATCCAGGTCGCTGGGAAGGTTGCCCTCCTCCACGCAGACTCCAGCATCTCTCGAGATGACATCGAAGAAGTTGTCAAGCAACTGTCGGACACGAGTAGTCGTGGGTCGGTTAAGCCAAAGCTCAGCTACGTCTGCTCCAACAAGGCCGGCTACTTGGCAACCTGGACCGAGATCATGTACGGACAGCTGCCAGAGTTCTGCTACCCAAAGAGATCCTGTATCAAGTTTTCGGCGGGCGAGTTCAAAATTTGTGACGTCACAGAGGCAAAGGAAGAGTTCTTCCACTTGCCGAGGTGGGATACGGATGCTCTTGTTGACACAGAGTGCCTGTGGGCATCCCTTTACTTCACCAACGTCATCCGCTTTGGACCTATCCTCCTGGACAGTCCTAAAGATCTTGAGACAGCGTTGATGGCTGCTGGCAATGCCCTGTCCGCGGTCCACCTTCTGAGCTTTGACGGCTTCATCAAGGAGATCCAGGTGGATGCCTTCCTGCAACGCTACTGGAAGACCACCATTTTGGGGAAATTCCTGGAGGAGTTCGCCCCGCTCCTGGTGCCCGTCCTGAAGGACTTCTGTCACCTGAGTGTTGCAGAGACTCTGGACAGTGATCTGGTTGGCGATGAGGATCGCATCAAGGTCGAGGAAGCAGTTATTGACTATGGGATCCTTGTCCTGTCTTACTTGGATTGCCTGACAGATTTCAGCTATCCAACTGCAGTCAGACACAAGCCTGGAGATGCAGATGAAGGGACCACTTCTGTATTGTCAGCAGAGGGCCTGCAATCCAAGAAGACCGACAAGACTTCACCAAAAGCAACAAAAGGGTCAGATAAGTCCAACAGAGTTGATGCTACCACCTTCGAGGAAACTTTTGGCAATGTGACACTTAGTACGGCAGGTTCCACTGCTCACTCAAGGGCTCGCCGGGCCAGTGCTATCAAACTCTTTGAGAAGAAAAGGTAGAAAAATTTTCCTCTAGCTAAAATATGACACTTATTTTTAGTCTTTGCCAAAGGCTGAGGGCATTGCAGAAA
This window harbors:
- the LOC140234014 gene encoding uncharacterized protein; this translates as MGSPDVVPDRKVAVQGHGVSTSSANYELMTTPVSICSVIAIQVAGKVALLHADSSISRDDIEEVVKQLSDTSSRGSVKPKLSYVCSNKAGYLATWTEIMYGQLPEFCYPKRSCIKFSAGEFKICDVTEAKEEFFHLPRWDTDALVDTECLWASLYFTNVIRFGPILLDSPKDLETALMAAGNALSAVHLLSFDGFIKEIQVDAFLQRYWKTTILGKFLEEFAPLLVPVLKDFCHLSVAETLDSDLVGDEDRIKVEEAVIDYGILVLSYLDCLTDFSYPTAVRHKPGDADEGTTSVLSAEGLQSKKTDKTSPKATKGSDKSNRVDATTFEETFGNVTLSTAGSTAHSRARRASAIKLFEKKR